The proteins below come from a single Triticum aestivum cultivar Chinese Spring chromosome 5D, IWGSC CS RefSeq v2.1, whole genome shotgun sequence genomic window:
- the LOC123124334 gene encoding probable glucan 1,3-beta-glucosidase A: MRSRLFHYASLLMLCFLSRSSAAMAAPRLPVRAVNLGGWLVTEGWILPSLFDGIPNNDLLDGTQLQFKSVTQNAYVAAENGGGAGLVANRPQASGWETFKLWRINQVTFNFKVFGNQFVGVKSDGSLVATAAAPGRSETFRLVRSPGDQYRMRIMAPNGLFLQANKDASLTADYGQRTSWGDDDPSVFVVTRVTGLQGEYQICNGYGTTKATPILRNHWSTYIVEADFRFISESGLTAVRIPVGWWIANDPRPPAPYVGGSLKTLDKAFKWAEKYNLGVIIDLHAAPGSQNPFEHSSSKDGSQDWGTTDTNIAQTVQVVDFLASRYAKSPSLLAVELMNEPLAPGVSLESLKTYYRDGYNAVRKHSSDAYVIMSNRLSSPDPTEFLGLAGGLPGSVIDVHYYALFNNMFDTFTVQQNIDFIKTNYSSDLSIVTRENGPLTFVGEWVAEWKVPNAAKQEFQMFANAQMDVYERATFGWAYWTLKNVNNHWSMEWMINNGYISLKN; the protein is encoded by the exons ATGAGGAGCCGCCTCTTCCACTATGCCTCGTTACTCATGCTGTGCTTCCTCTCCCGAAGCTCGGCGGCTATGGCTGCTCCTCGTCTCCCCGTGCGAGCGGTGAACCTCGGCGGGTGGCTGGTGACGGAGGGCTGGATCCTGCCGTCCCTCTTCGACGGCATCCCCAACAACGATCTCCTG GACGGCACGCAGCTGCAGTTCAAGTCGGTAACGCAGAACGCCTACGTGGCCGCGGAgaatggcggcggcgcggggctggtGGCGAACCGGCCGCAGGCGTCTGGCTGGGAGACCTTCAAGCTGTGGCGGATCAACCAGGTGACATTCAATTTCAAAGTGTTCGGCAACCAGTTCGTGGGCGTCAAGAGCGACGGCTCGCTggtcgcgacggcggcggcgccggggcGGTCCGAGACGTTCCGATTGGTACGCAGCCCCGGCGACCAGTACAGGATGCGGATCATGGCGCCCAACGGGCTCTTCTTGCAG GCAAACAAAGATGCCTCGCTGACGGCCGATTATGGCCAGCGCACCAGCTGGGGCGACGACGACCCGTCGGTGTTCGTGGTGACTAGAGTGACGGGGCTACAAGGGGAGTACCAGATCTGCAACGGCTATGGGACGACAAAGGCTACACCTATTCTCAGG AACCATTGGAGCACATATATAGTGGAAGCTGACTTCAGGTTCATCTCCGAAAGCGGGCTGACCGCAGTGAGAATACCAGTGGGATGGTGGATTGCTAACGACCCCAGACCTCCAGCACCTTACGTTGGAGGTTCACTTAAAACCTTGGACAAGGCATTCAAATGGGCAGA GAAGTACAATCTAGGCGTCATCATTGACCTACATGCAGCTCCTGGGTCGCAAAATCCCTTTGAGCACAGCTCCTCCAAGGATGGCTCACAGGACTGGGGCACCACCGACACTAACATCGCACAAACTGTGCAAGTGGTAGATTTCCTCGCATCCAGGTACGCCAAAAGCCCAAGCCTCCTCGCAGTTGAGCTAATGAACGAGCCGTTGGCGCCCGGCGTATCCCTGGAGAGCCTAAAAACGTACTACCGCGACGGGTACAATGCCGTCAGGAAGCACTCATCGGATGCCTACGTGATCATGTCCAACCGGCTGTCATCCCCGGACCCAACAGAGTTCCTCGGGCTCGCTGGCGGGTTACCCGGATCTGTCATTGATGTGCATTACTACGCGTTGTTCAACAACATGTTTGATACTTTCACCGTGCAACAAAATATTGATTTCATCAAGACCAACTACTCAAGCGATCTTAGCATTGTCACGAGGGAAAATGGTCCCCTCACCTTTGTAG GAGAATGGGTCGCTGAGTGGAAGGTGCCTAATGCAGCGAAGCAAGAGTTCCAAATGTTTGCAAATGCACAGATGGATGTGTATGAGAGGGCAACGTTTGGATGGGCCTATTGGACTCTCAAGAATGTGAACAACCACTGGAGTATGGAGTGGATGATCAACAATGGATACATCTCCTTGAAAAACTAG